The Gasterosteus aculeatus chromosome 18, fGasAcu3.hap1.1, whole genome shotgun sequence genome segment CGGAACCATTTCGTCAGGTTACGGCCAAAGCCAGAGTCGATCTATACCCATCTACGAGATGAAGTTCCCTGACCTGTGTGTGTACTAGACCGCCAAGCGAAGGCACACAACTATTTCCCGGTTTAAGGCCAGTGGGGATCTGGGAGGTGGAGCCGATGACTCACTGTAAAGCAAGCGGCCACAAAGGGGGAGAAACACGAGGAGAAAACCATAGTTGTGTGAAGCCAACTCAAGAACAAGCCACATCTTTATTAACTAGTTTTCCTGAGATGATTTTTGTCCAGTTGTAGCGGCCGAAACAAGCCTGCTGAAGTCGATGAACGCAGCAGTGATAACGagagctttttttaaaatttagcGCAATCCTCTGAGTTCTCTTTAAGGGTCTAAAAATTTCATTGAGTGTGAGAAGAACTGTGAGGAACAATCTGGACCATTTCCTGTGGCTTGAGAATGAATTGGCTTGTTGCATGCCAATTGTAGGACATTCTTTTGACCCGTTTGTCCCTCACAGGGTGCCATACTATCATTGAtgataaaatccttttttttaatccatattgatattttattttatacctaaattttattttctttctattgATTGCATGGCCAGGATGAGCTTGAATGAATAAGATTGCATTTTACTTTACATGTTAGtgtatttttgtatgtttgaatgatgtatatgtatattttagtGTTATCTTAATGAAGGTTTTACTTCCTATCGCCCTTGTTACTTTGCGCTGAACATCTATCTTCACTGTTTAGCGCTTTACcctttgttttgcctttttattGTTCAGCcaaaagtgctttttttttttttttcatgtctgGCATTTATTTCCTGCAACTatttttttgtgcgttttttctctattttaaGCCAAGTTTTAAACGAAAGGAAACTCAATCTGAGTGCTATCCTCCCAAAGTGAGTGTGCCTTACAGGTGACTCAAGTCAGAACATACACACTGCGCCACAGTCATGACCACACTAAACTTGTGAAGTGTTTACTGTGACGTTAACCCGATCGAACACTGGAAGATCATTAGGGAtcctttattttcctcctctccatataaatgtgtatatacagAGAAATATATAAATCTTTAAGCTGATGTACAGAGCAGGGAGGTTTTtccgtctgtctttgtgtgtataaATCCTGTATATTGATTCTTTTAGACTGCCACTGCACTAACGGTCTCCGTAAGTAAGGGAACGCGCTACTTAGTTGGCATTCGGATACGTTTGTTCAAGGTCTCGCAAGGATAACCAGCAGCACGTGAAATCAAAGCGGTCccagcggaccccccccccccagtagaAACCTGCATCATCTCCAAATCATTAGAtcgcacgagtgtgtgtgtgtgtgtgtgtgctgcgaaCGAATCAACGAGCGCTGAAATAATCACCGTGGTTATTACCCACCAATGCGTCTAAAAGCCATCTTTGTAAACATGAAAAAGGTATAATGGCAATAATTTTGCCTTGGTTACTTGGTAGCAGCTCCGTTGTTATTAACTGTGCACTCCTGTGGCTGTGCTGTGACGGTCCGTCTTGTGACGTtgttataacccccccccccccccccccacctgcttcTGAGAATCAGGCTGCAGTTAATCAATGTGTTTGTCCCTGGTGGTCATGTGACACGGTCCAGTCGTtggttacttttcttttttttttttttgccccataTAGTGTCTTCTGCGTGTTTATGTCCCCTCATGCCAGTGCATCGGATCAGTTCAACGTGTGCGCTTCGTATTTGTCTATAAGGAGATGCACGCagacacgtttttttttgtccatattACCTGAGACCAAACTTTTCATACATGGCTCACGCTTTCTTTCCGCCACGTTAACCGAGAACAAGCTATCGTAGTGCAACGTGCAGCTGTCCAGGCTTCCAGTGGCACAGTGTCAAATGTCCTTCAGCATCTTGAGATGTTGCAGCAAAGACCTGTTAATCTTATCAGTGTGCTTGTCATTGCATAGTGTGACGTAATATTAGCTGACGGTAATTCAATCTTACTTTTATCATCACATGTCTGGTTAATAGATCTGTTTACAACGTAGTGCTGTAGGTCAAATCTATTCATTCGGTGAACTTTGCACTTTAAAACCTGGATAACCGAGTGACAAAGGCAGCTTTTACATGGAGAAAATGCCTTATGAGTGTCATACCTGAATCTGCATGCTAGTGATGTCACGGTGTTGtacaataaatgtgtgtgtaaccaCAACGCGTCTGCTCTGTTTctgatttatttagttttaaggTGAAAGCGAAAAGCCTGCTGAAGTGGAATGTGTTTTAATAATATGATCTGCTCGAGGTGCAGGAAGCTGCCGAGTGTCATCATGCAGCGTGTGAAAATAATCCCTCAACTCCAAACACGGATGTCTTCTTAACACGGAGTGCTCAGTCACTTGCAGTATTGAGCAATCGCAAAGATTCTTTAACTCTGCTTGTAGTGTTGTTACTTGTTGTGTTGTGACCGTTGTGTTTCTGTTACACTACTTGCATCAGTACCTgcgttgtgtgtttgctcttcCGAATTAAATCCAACGTGTATTTTAGTGGCGTCTTTTCTCTCAACAGAATGTGTCCAATAGAACAAACACATGTGAACTCATACTTGTGGGCTACGTTTGCTTTAAACAGTCAGTAATTAGTTAATAAGTTGTTAGTTCGTTAATAATAGGCCTGGTGTCATTGATAATCTATGATTCATGTTAAACCTCTGTGATTATTGTCAAATCAGAgaattgctttttttgtttgccaaGTACAGAACAATCTTTATTAATATAAATTACAAGGAAAGACACCACTTAATAATCGGGAttgttttatgttattttatttacactCACCTCTTGCCCTGGAATGGCATTCTCTGTTTTCTTCAGACTACATGGCTCAATACTGACTAATCCAACCACACACGTTCCTAAGAAAGCTCCCAATTCAGACCAAAAAGGTCACGGGACGCCCGTCAACACAAACCCGCCTCGTTTCTCATCTTTAGTTTCGGTTTTTAATGAACAGAAACGGTTGGAGTGGAGACACTCGGCAACACGCTAACTATAGTGACAAGTGTCTGCTGTGGGTGTTAACATGCAAAGGCTATTGGGTcaactactccccccccccctccctgtcccccaccccccaccccccatcccaATCCTCCCATCAGCCCATTCTACTCCTCTGCACGTCCTTGAGGAAAATGTTCCTGAGCAGCTTGTCCAGCTGACCTTTAGGTTTCTTCCTCGGCTGTCTCATGGTGCTGCCGTTGCGCTTGGAGGGAGGCGGGCTCCCCCATCGGAAGTGGCTCATCCGATAGGCGCCGTCCTTCCTCGCCGGCAGGCTCACCGGGGCCTGGGCCTTGTGGCCGACCCTTTGCGGAGCCTGGCCCCGACTCCCTTCCTTCAGGTCCCTCGCTTTGTACTTGTTGAGGCCCAGCTGCCTGCGAGCCAGGGCGGGGAAGCCGCGCTCGGAGGAGCCCCCTCCCTCCAGGGAGGAGGCGAACACCTTCACGGGGCGACGCTTGCGGCCCGTTGGT includes the following:
- the LOC120808489 gene encoding pro-opiomelanocortin, producing the protein MVSLSWLLVVAVACARLPGFGSACLDRSQCDELNGEGETQDCIRRCVSAVQPEAPRLGALALEVSGDDGDLPLSVILAALVSENKIPESDLRGLSDARRSYSMEHFRWGKPTGRKRRPVKVFASSLEGGGSSERGFPALARRQLGLNKYKARDLKEGSRGQAPQRVGHKAQAPVSLPARKDGAYRMSHFRWGSPPPSKRNGSTMRQPRKKPKGQLDKLLRNIFLKDVQRSRMG